In Actinoplanes lobatus, the DNA window AGCACTCCGGGGATCGCGGCGAGCAGGTGGACCGGCAGTTGGGGTACCGGTCCGAGCAGGACCGCCAGCAGGCCGCCGACCAGTGACAGCGTCCCGGCCGGGACGATTCCGCCGCGGCAGCAGGCCGGTCCGGCGTGGATCCAGCCGGCCGCTCCTGGTGGGAACGGCCGGTCACAGCGGGCACACGCCGGCCGTGCCGGTTCTCCGAAGGGGACGGTCAGCCGGTACGCGACACGGGGCAGGAACGCCCCCGCCGCCGCCCCGAACAGCATCGACAAGATCACCAAGTGTGATGACACGAACGTGAAAGGTAGCCGATTGTCCGCCGCACGCTACGGTGGCAGGCAGCGTAGACCGCTTCTGGAGGGACCCCCGATGTCGCAGAACGGGCCGTACCCTGGTCAGCCATGGCTGGGTGGGAGCCCCGAGGAGCCGTACTCGGAACCCGCCGACCCGTGGGGCGCGAACGAGCAGCCGTGGAGCCAGCCGCCGATTCCACAACAGCAGCCGCCGCAGCCGGGCTGGAAACCGCCGGCCGAGTGGAAGCCGCCACCGGCGCGGCGCGGTTTCGCGATGGGCGCGCTGGTCGCCGTGCTCACTGTCCTCATCGGTGGCGGGGTGGCCACCGGCGCCTGGTTCTGGCTGGGCCGCGACAAGGAGACGAAGACGCCGGTGGCGGCGACCACGACGGCGCCGGCCGGGCACGGGGCACGACCGCAGACCAGTGAGGACGCCCGGTTCGTGGCGAAGGGTCAGTGCGTCCGCAACGAGGGCACCGACAACGAGCCTGAGCTGCGTGTGGTGGTCTGCACGGCGAACACCTACCTGGTGCTGAAGCGGATCGACGGCAAGACCACCGGTGAGAAGGACGCGGTCGGCAAATGCTCCAAGGTGACCGGTTACACGAAGTGGTACTACTACGACACCGAATACGACGACGTGGACTTCGTGCTCTGCCTCAAGGAGTATTCCACGGTCTAGGGAATCCGCTAGAAAACCCTAGATGGTGATATCGAGGCGACTCTAGCGTTCGCGCTAGACGGCCCGATACGGTGCTACGCGTGGATCCGGTGCGAAATCCGTACGCTCCCGGCGCCGGTCAGCGCCCACCCGAGCTGGCGGGCCGCGGTCGCGAGCTGGACGCCTTCGACGTCGTTCTGGAGCGGGTGGCCCGCGGCCGTCCCGAGCGCAGCCTGGTCCTGACCGGCCTGCGCGGCGTGGGCAAGACGGTGCTGCTCAACACGCTGCGTTCGGCCGCGATCGGCCGCCTCTGGGGCACCGGCAAGATCGAGGCCCGGCCGGACCAGTCGTTGCGCCGCCCGGTCTCCGGCGCGCTGCACATGGCGATCCGCGAGCTGGCCCCGCACCACCGCGACCCGGACCGGGTGGACGAGGTGCTCGGCGTACTCAAGGCGTTCGCGCTGCGGGCCAACGAGACCAACGCGAAGATCCGGGACCGCTGGGCGCCCGGCATCGACGTGCCGCCGGCGCGCGGCCGCGCCGACTCCGGCGACATCGAGATCGACCTGGTCGAGCTGTTCACCGACGCCGCCTCGCTGGCCACCGACGTCGGCACCGGGATCGCCCTGTTCATCGACGAGATGCAGGACCTCAGCGCCACCGATGTGTCGGCGCTCTGCGCGGCCTGCCACGAGTTGTCCCAGCTGGGCGCGCCGCTGATCGTGGTGGGCGCCGGGCTGCCGCACCTGCCGGCCGTGCTGTCCGCCGCCAAGTCGTACTCCGAGCGGCTGTTCCGGTATGCACGGATCGACCGGCTGGACCGGGACGCCGCCGATCTGGCGCTCGGCGTGCCGGCCGAGCGGGAGGGCGTGGACTACGACCAGGAGGCGCTGGACCTGCTCTACGAGAAGTCCGGCGGGTATCCGTACTTCGTCCAGGCGTACGGGAAGGCCACCTGGGATCACGCGCCGCAGTCGCCGATCACCGCCGACGACGTCCGGGTGGCCGCGCCCGAGGCCGAGGGCGAGCTGGCGGTCGGCTTCTTCGGCTCCCGGTTCGAGCGGGCCACCCCGGCCGAGCGGGAGTACATGCGGGCCATGGCGGCGCTCTCCGACGACCCCGGCAACGACATGGACGCCGCGGTGCCGACGTCGGACATCGCCACCTCGCTGGGCCGTAAGCCGGCCAGCCTCTCGCCGGCCCGCGACGCACTGATCAAAAAAGGACTCATCTACTCCGGCGAGCGCGGGACGGTGGCGTTCACCGTCCCGCACTTCGGCCGCTACCTCAGAACACAGCCGGTGTAGTCGGCCGGTTACGGGTATAACCGGGGCATGAGGCCCGTACGCACCGCAGCCCGAGCCATGCTGGCATCGATCTTCGTGTTCGACGGCATCCGTGCCCTGGCCCGCCCCGAGGAGCGGGCTGAAGCGGTCCGCCCGTTCACCGACCGGGTGACGCCGCTGCTGGAGCGCACGGACCCGCGCCTGCCCACCGATCCGGTCACCCTGGTGCGGGCCAAGGCGGCCGCCGACGTGCTGGCCGGTCTCGCCCTGGCCACCGGGCGGTTCACCCGGCTCTCCGCCGCCGTGCTGGCGGTCGGCCTGATCCCGCACACCGCGACCGACAAGGGTGACCGCGATCACCTGCTGCGCAATCTCGGTCTGCTCGGCGGGCTGCTGCTCGCCGCCGCCGACACCGAGGGCCGGCCGAGTCTGCGCTACCGCACCACGCACGCGGTGGATCGCAGCCAGCGGTCGGTGCGCCGAGCCGTGCGCACCGCGAAACGGGAGGCGAGGATCGCCGCGACGGCCGCCGCCACGGCGCGCAGATTGCCCGGATAACAACCTTATCGCGGCGTTTGCGTTAAAGCGGACAAGGGACCGCGCGGTCGGTCTGCGCCTTCTAAGCTCGCTTCCGCTCGGCTACGACGTGCCGCCGATCCCGACCGCTTCGCCCTTCGTGCGAGCGGCGGGTCGACCGGCAGGCCATGCCGTGCCCGGTAACGAGACGGGGGTCGCGCCATGCCGGCGAAGCGAAGAGGGGCGCACAACGCTGCGCGCATGCGGTTCGGGCTGGTCGTTCTCGGCGGCCTGCTCACCCTGGCGGTCATCACTCTCTACCTTCAGCGGTACGCGCTGAGCACCCTCGCCGTGGAACACACCGCCATCCGGGGGTGGCTCGACGGCGCGGACCTGTACGCCTACCGCGCCCCCGGCAACCAGGCCGGCGCCGCGCTGCCACCCGCACTGGCCATGCTGCTCGCACCCCTGACCCTGCTGCCGCTGCGTGCCGCCGGCTGGCTGCTGGCCGTGGCCGGGGTGGCGGCTCTCCTGCTGACCACGCTGGTCGTCGCCGGCCCGGTGGCCCGTCGCCACGGTCGCCGCCGCACCCCGTTCGTCCTGGCCGCGGCCGCGTGCGCGCTGCTCTCCGAACCGGTCCGGGCCACCATCGGCCTGGGCCGCCCGGAGTTGCTGATCCTCGCCCTGCTGGCCGCCGACCTGATCGCCCTGCGCCGTGCCGAGCGTGCCCGGCACCGCATCCTGGCCGACCTGCCGGGCCCGCGCCGCCGCACCGCCCTGGACCGCGGACCGCACTGGTTCCCGGACAGGTTCCGTCGTCGTCTGCGCCGGATCTGGATCACCGGCTCGTGGGCGGGCGTGGGCAGCGGTCTGGCCGCCGCGCTCTGCGCCGTACCGTTGCTCTTCATCGTCTTCCTGCTGCTCACCAAGCAGCGCCGGGCCGCCGTGACGGCCCTGTTCACGGCCGCGGTGGTCACCCTGGCCACGCTGGCGGTGGCTCCCGACGAGACCCTTTCCTGGTACGGGACGGTCATGTGGGAACTGGACCGCCCCGCCCCGGTCAGCGCCCCGGACAATCAGTCACTGGCCGGTGTGATGGCCCGTCTCTACGGTTTCCCGGCGCCACCGGTGCTGGTCTGGTTCGCCTTCGGGATGCTGCTGCTCGCCGTGGGCCTCATCCGGGCCCGCTCGGCCCACACCGACGGCGACGAGGTGGCGGCCTTCACCCTGGTCGGCCTGACCGGCGCCATCACCGGCCCGGTGTCCACCTCGGCCGAGACGCTCTGGCTGCTCCCGGCCGTTCTGGTGCTCGCCGACACCGGCATGCGCCGCCGCCT includes these proteins:
- a CDS encoding LppU/SCO3897 family protein — translated: MSQNGPYPGQPWLGGSPEEPYSEPADPWGANEQPWSQPPIPQQQPPQPGWKPPAEWKPPPARRGFAMGALVAVLTVLIGGGVATGAWFWLGRDKETKTPVAATTTAPAGHGARPQTSEDARFVAKGQCVRNEGTDNEPELRVVVCTANTYLVLKRIDGKTTGEKDAVGKCSKVTGYTKWYYYDTEYDDVDFVLCLKEYSTV
- a CDS encoding ATP-binding protein; the encoded protein is MDPVRNPYAPGAGQRPPELAGRGRELDAFDVVLERVARGRPERSLVLTGLRGVGKTVLLNTLRSAAIGRLWGTGKIEARPDQSLRRPVSGALHMAIRELAPHHRDPDRVDEVLGVLKAFALRANETNAKIRDRWAPGIDVPPARGRADSGDIEIDLVELFTDAASLATDVGTGIALFIDEMQDLSATDVSALCAACHELSQLGAPLIVVGAGLPHLPAVLSAAKSYSERLFRYARIDRLDRDAADLALGVPAEREGVDYDQEALDLLYEKSGGYPYFVQAYGKATWDHAPQSPITADDVRVAAPEAEGELAVGFFGSRFERATPAEREYMRAMAALSDDPGNDMDAAVPTSDIATSLGRKPASLSPARDALIKKGLIYSGERGTVAFTVPHFGRYLRTQPV
- a CDS encoding DoxX family protein, with product MRPVRTAARAMLASIFVFDGIRALARPEERAEAVRPFTDRVTPLLERTDPRLPTDPVTLVRAKAAADVLAGLALATGRFTRLSAAVLAVGLIPHTATDKGDRDHLLRNLGLLGGLLLAAADTEGRPSLRYRTTHAVDRSQRSVRRAVRTAKREARIAATAAATARRLPG
- a CDS encoding glycosyltransferase family 87 protein, with translation MRFGLVVLGGLLTLAVITLYLQRYALSTLAVEHTAIRGWLDGADLYAYRAPGNQAGAALPPALAMLLAPLTLLPLRAAGWLLAVAGVAALLLTTLVVAGPVARRHGRRRTPFVLAAAACALLSEPVRATIGLGRPELLILALLAADLIALRRAERARHRILADLPGPRRRTALDRGPHWFPDRFRRRLRRIWITGSWAGVGSGLAAALCAVPLLFIVFLLLTKQRRAAVTALFTAAVVTLATLAVAPDETLSWYGTVMWELDRPAPVSAPDNQSLAGVMARLYGFPAPPVLVWFAFGMLLLAVGLIRARSAHTDGDEVAAFTLVGLTGAITGPVSTSAETLWLLPAVLVLADTGMRRRLGGRLPRSTRLTGGAFLAGALLVYLALLAPPSWSLPWNIPAFALILLVNTLPWRHGTPSLPTPRPGRASRPAAIPLPRGG